One region of Nitrospirota bacterium genomic DNA includes:
- a CDS encoding DNA-directed RNA polymerase subunit alpha: MTTLIRTSDFQAPRKMECDKESLTDTYGKFTAEPFERGFGTTIGNALRRVLLSSIVGAAVTSIKIEGVLHEFATIPGVKEDVTDVVLNLKRLRVKLHGDKPKVVTINKRGPGELTGEDIVHDADVEILTPDIHIATLDKDANVKAELTVKLGRGYVPADRNKEEGMPIGTIPIDAIFPPVKRVNFVVEPARVGRITDYDRLVMEIWTDGSITPEDALAHAAKIVKDHMQIFINFDEGDAVAVPVTEETRKDLNRNLFRGVNELELSVRAANCLKNANIKTIADLVQKTEHEMLKTKNFGRKSLNEIKELLHEMGLSFGMNIKDLIPPEGTEAEIRVETEAKPEGVA; encoded by the coding sequence ATGACAACATTGATCAGAACGAGTGATTTTCAGGCGCCGCGAAAAATGGAATGCGACAAGGAGAGCTTGACCGACACGTACGGCAAGTTCACCGCGGAGCCGTTCGAGCGCGGGTTCGGCACCACGATCGGCAACGCCCTGCGGCGCGTGCTGCTGTCGTCCATCGTCGGGGCCGCCGTCACCTCGATCAAAATCGAGGGCGTGTTGCACGAGTTCGCCACGATTCCCGGCGTGAAAGAGGACGTTACCGACGTCGTCTTGAACCTCAAGCGCCTGCGCGTGAAACTGCACGGCGACAAGCCGAAGGTGGTCACGATCAACAAACGCGGGCCCGGCGAACTGACGGGGGAAGACATCGTGCACGACGCCGACGTGGAGATTCTCACGCCGGACATCCACATCGCGACGCTCGACAAAGACGCGAACGTGAAGGCCGAGTTGACCGTCAAGCTCGGGCGCGGGTACGTGCCGGCCGATCGCAACAAAGAAGAAGGCATGCCGATCGGCACCATCCCCATCGACGCCATCTTCCCGCCGGTCAAACGCGTGAACTTCGTGGTCGAGCCCGCTCGCGTCGGGCGGATCACGGACTACGATCGCCTGGTCATGGAAATCTGGACCGACGGCAGCATCACGCCGGAAGACGCGCTGGCGCACGCGGCCAAGATCGTCAAAGATCACATGCAAATCTTCATCAACTTCGACGAGGGCGACGCGGTCGCCGTCCCGGTGACCGAGGAGACGCGCAAGGACTTGAACCGCAACCTGTTTCGCGGCGTGAACGAGCTGGAGCTCTCGGTGCGGGCGGCCAACTGCCTCAAGAACGCGAACATCAAGACCATCGCGGACCTCGTGCAAAAGACCGAACATGAGATGCTCAAGACCAAGAACTTCGGCCGCAAGTCGCTCAACGAGATCAAGGAGCTGCTCCACGAGATGGGGCTGTCCTTCGGCATGAACATCAAAGACTTGATTCCGCCGGAGGGCACCGAAGCCGAGATCAGAGTGGAGACCGAAGCCAAGCCCGAGGGGGTGGCCTGA
- a CDS encoding PQQ-dependent sugar dehydrogenase has translation MQPRRSGSLLCVVCGLALLLTACPNDSGTGTQSPIALRVEPVVSGLSNPLLLTAPAFDPRLFIVEQPGRIRIVENGALLPTSFLDLVGQISSGGERGLLGLAFHPSYAANGFFYVYYTAPNGDITVERYTVSADPNLANEGSAHLILSVAHSTQTNHNGGMLAFGTDGKLYIGTGDGGGGGDPDENGQNPNTLLGKLLRLDVDAGDPYAIPPDNPFVGTPGARGEIWALGLRNPWRWAFDRTAGRLYIADVGQSAWEEVNVVSATTAGANYGWDIMEGFHCYEPSSGCDQSGLTLPVIEYGHAEGCSITGGFVYRGAAIPSLQGTYFYADYCDGWVRSFRYANGAATEQREWAFGSLGSILSFGEGADGELYILSANGTVYQIIPAP, from the coding sequence ATGCAGCCACGCCGATCCGGCTCTCTGCTCTGCGTCGTGTGTGGTCTTGCGCTTCTGCTCACGGCCTGTCCCAACGACTCGGGGACTGGTACCCAGTCGCCAATTGCCCTCCGGGTCGAACCCGTTGTCTCCGGCTTGTCCAACCCCCTACTCCTGACGGCTCCGGCGTTCGACCCGAGACTGTTCATCGTCGAGCAACCCGGCCGCATTCGTATCGTTGAAAACGGCGCGCTGCTTCCCACTTCGTTTCTCGATCTGGTCGGTCAGATCAGTAGCGGCGGGGAGCGCGGGTTGCTGGGGCTGGCCTTTCACCCATCCTACGCGGCGAATGGCTTCTTTTACGTGTACTACACGGCTCCGAACGGAGACATCACGGTCGAGCGGTACACGGTGAGCGCGGATCCGAACCTGGCGAATGAGGGATCAGCCCACCTGATTCTGTCCGTTGCGCACTCCACGCAAACGAACCACAACGGCGGCATGCTCGCGTTCGGGACCGATGGCAAGCTCTACATCGGAACCGGAGACGGGGGCGGTGGGGGCGATCCGGACGAGAATGGTCAGAACCCGAACACGCTGCTCGGCAAGCTGCTGCGCCTCGACGTGGATGCCGGGGATCCGTATGCGATCCCTCCCGACAATCCGTTTGTGGGGACGCCAGGGGCGCGGGGGGAGATCTGGGCGCTCGGGCTGCGAAACCCGTGGCGCTGGGCCTTTGATCGGACCGCTGGGCGTCTGTATATCGCGGACGTCGGACAGAGCGCGTGGGAAGAGGTCAACGTGGTGTCTGCCACCACTGCGGGCGCGAACTACGGGTGGGACATCATGGAGGGATTTCACTGCTACGAGCCGTCGAGCGGCTGCGATCAGAGCGGGCTCACGCTTCCCGTTATCGAGTACGGGCATGCCGAGGGCTGTTCAATCACGGGCGGCTTTGTCTACCGCGGCGCGGCCATCCCGTCGCTACAGGGAACGTATTTCTACGCGGACTACTGTGACGGGTGGGTGCGCAGCTTTCGCTACGCGAACGGCGCCGCCACGGAACAGCGGGAATGGGCCTTCGGAAGCCTCGGAAGTATTCTCTCGTTCGGCGAAGGCGCGGACGGCGAGTTATATATCTTATCGGCGAACGGTACAGTCTACCAGATTATCCCGGCCCCTTAA
- the rpsD gene encoding 30S ribosomal protein S4 has product MGRYLGPVCRLCRREGTKLFLKGTRCYSDKCAVDRRSYPPGQHGQGRMRTSEYSLQLREKQKLKRIYGLLERQFRGYFHRAERMKGITGENLLVLLERRLDNVVYRLGFASSRREARQLVRHGHFQVNGKKVDIPSFLVVPGATVSVHESSRSMLPVQKALEGVDGRGVPSWLEVDKTHCTGRVKELPTKEEIALPVNEQLVVELYSR; this is encoded by the coding sequence GTGGGACGATATTTAGGGCCGGTGTGCCGGCTGTGCCGTCGCGAGGGCACGAAGTTGTTTCTCAAGGGAACGCGCTGTTACTCGGACAAGTGCGCGGTGGACCGTCGGAGTTACCCCCCGGGTCAACACGGGCAGGGTCGGATGCGGACGTCCGAGTACAGCCTCCAGCTCCGCGAGAAACAAAAGCTCAAGCGGATCTACGGGCTGCTGGAACGCCAGTTCCGCGGGTATTTTCACCGGGCGGAGCGTATGAAGGGTATTACCGGCGAGAACCTGTTGGTCTTGCTCGAGCGCCGGTTGGACAACGTGGTCTATCGGTTGGGATTCGCGTCGTCGCGTCGGGAGGCCAGGCAGTTGGTCCGGCACGGCCATTTTCAGGTCAACGGGAAGAAGGTGGACATTCCCTCGTTTCTGGTCGTGCCGGGTGCGACCGTGTCGGTCCACGAGTCGTCGCGGTCGATGTTACCGGTCCAAAAGGCGCTCGAAGGCGTGGACGGGCGCGGTGTTCCATCGTGGCTGGAGGTGGACAAGACCCACTGTACCGGTCGAGTCAAGGAGCTCCCGACCAAGGAAGAGATCGCCCTGCCGGTCAACGAGCAGCTCGTAGTCGAGCTGTACTCGCGATAG
- the rplQ gene encoding 50S ribosomal protein L17, translated as MRHRKAGRALGRNSGHRRALYRSLVTSLLEHERIETTVPKAKEIRSFTDKMITLAKRGDLASRRRALAFIQKESVVRTLFSDIGPRFTNRAGGYTRVLQSRRRLGDGAAMAVIELTEMKPKVTTAGPEKKGKGAKKEKAEAAKAKAE; from the coding sequence ATGCGCCATCGCAAAGCCGGCCGAGCCTTGGGCCGAAACAGCGGCCATCGGCGCGCCCTGTATCGCTCGCTGGTGACCTCGCTATTGGAGCACGAGCGGATCGAAACCACGGTTCCGAAAGCCAAGGAGATCCGGTCGTTCACCGACAAAATGATCACGCTGGCCAAACGCGGCGACCTGGCCTCTCGGCGACGCGCGCTGGCCTTCATCCAGAAAGAATCCGTAGTCCGCACTTTGTTCTCCGACATCGGCCCGCGCTTCACGAACCGCGCCGGCGGCTACACCCGCGTGCTCCAATCCCGCCGACGCCTCGGCGACGGCGCCGCCATGGCCGTGATCGAGCTGACCGAAATGAAGCCCAAGGTCACCACGGCCGGGCCGGAGAAGAAGGGCAAGGGCGCGAAGAAGGAAAAGGCTGAGGCGGCGAAGGCCAAAGCAGAGTAG